A genomic segment from Glycine soja cultivar W05 chromosome 20, ASM419377v2, whole genome shotgun sequence encodes:
- the LOC114402227 gene encoding uncharacterized protein LOC114402227: MYAFLEPQSLVCSKDRRSECEQYLERWLKESDREVYIGPYFHQEHWQLIILCPRQHVVVWFCSLRRKPDMHIKATINSVMTKLKKTLSPETKAVAPKWIEVKSHVQTGCYECGYYIMHWIWNIIASDIKSDWSMWFANDTPLDIGIITTIRKKWATFFLKTAISQNG; encoded by the exons ATGTATGCATTCCTTGAGCCACAGTCGTTGGTTTGTTCAAAGGATAGACGCAGCGAATGCGAACAATATCTTGAAAGATGGCTTAAGGAATCTGACCGAGAGGTGTACATTGGACCTTACTTCCATCA GGAACATTGGCAACTCATAATTTTGTGTCCTAGGCAACATGTTGTTGTTTGGTTCTGTTCTTTGCGTAGGAAACCTGATATGCATATCAAAGCTACAATTAATAG TGTAATGACAAAATTGAAGAAGACCTTGTCTCCTGAAACTAAGGCAGTTGCACCAAAGTGGATTGAAGTAAAG AGTCACGTTCAAACCGGCTGTTATGAATGTGGATATTACATAATGCATTGGATCTGGAACATCATAGCCAGCGACATAAAGAGTGATTGGTCCATG TGGTTTGCTAATGACACACCGTTGGACATCGGCATCATCACCACAATTCGAAAGAAATgggcaacattttttttaaagacagcAATAAGTCAAAACGGCTAA
- the LOC114402054 gene encoding uncharacterized protein LOC114402054: MVMEYLKQAPRAWNTRIDKYFQDNGFVRCQNEYALYVKAFNNGDVLFICLYVDDLIFTGSNPNLFEDFKESMSREFDMTDMGLMSYYLGMEVKQTENGIFVSQESYTKEVLKKFNMLDCNPVNTPMEGGLKLSKFDEGEKVDSTVFKSLVGSLRYLTNTRPDILYAVGVVCRFTEAPTSPHLKAAKRILRYLKGTIDFGLFYSPSNNYKLVGFCDSDFVEDVDDRKSTTGFVFFMGDCVFTWSSKKQGIVTLSTCKVKSAQELAKNPVFHERSKHIDTRYHFIRECITKKEVELTHVKTQDQVADIFTKPLKFEDFRRLRARLASMAKRMYHIMTPQHWQPNVVDQFTYNSQHQLSRLEAHASGLRHEEQFYVPQSYVPQPSPTTYPFLNFTPPSYDPNLERAQDLAIDFNRVYLDEDD, translated from the exons ATGGTGATGGAATATCTAAAGCAAGCACCAAGGGCATGGAATACTCGCATTGACAAGTACTTCCAAGACAATGGGTTTGTTCGTTGTCAAAATGAGTATGCTCTTTATGTTAAAGCTTTTAATAATGGTGATGtcttatttatttgtctttatgTGGATGACCTTATCTTTACCGGCAGTaacccaaatttgtttgaagACTTCAAGGAATCCATGTCTCGTGAATTTGATATGACAGATATGGGACTCATGTCATATTACTTGGGAATGGAAGTGAAGCAAACGGAGAATGGTATCTTTGTCTCACAAGAAAGCTACACAAAAGAAGTgttgaagaaatttaatatgCTTGATTGCAATCCCGTGAACACACCTATGGAAGGTGGCTTGAAGTTATCAAAGTTTGATGAAGGAGAGAAGGTAGACTCCACAGTCTTCAAGAGTCTTGTGGGGAGTTTAAGGTATCTAACCAATACAAGGCCTGATATTCTATATGCGGTGGGAGTTGTGTGTCGCTTTACGGAGGCTCCTACCTCTCCTCATCTAAAGGCCGCAAAAAGAATTCTTCGTTACTTGAAGGGTacaattgattttggattgttTTATTCTCCCTCCAATAACTATAAGCTTGTGGGATTTTGTGATAGTGATTTTGTCGAAGATGttgatgatagaaaaagtactaccggatttgtattttttatgggtGATTGTGTTTTTACATGGAGTTCTAAGAAGCAAGGCATTGTGACACTTTCTACTTGTAAAGTCAA ATCTGCACAAGAGCTTGCCAAGAATCCGGTGTTCCATGAACGAAGTAAGCATATAGATACAAGGTATCATTTCATTAGAGAGTGCATTACCAAGAAAGAAGTAGAATTGACTCATGTGAAAACTCAAGATCAAGTTGCGGATATTTTCACCAAGCCTCTCAAATTTGAAGATTTTCGAAGATTGCGAGCAAGACTG GCTAGTATGGCGAAGCGAATGTATCACATTATGACTCCACAACACTGGCAACCTAATGTTGTTGATCAA TTCACGTATAACTCCCAACATCAGTTGTCGAGGTTAGAGGCACATGCATCTGGTTTGCGTCACGAGGAACAATTTTATGTTCCACAATCGTATGTTCCGCAGCCTTCCCCCACCACATATCCATTCTTGAATTTCACTCCTCCGTCGTATGATCCTAACCTA GAGAGGGCACAAGATTTGGCAATAGACTTTAACCGTGTGTATCTTGATGAGGAtgattaa